The Paludisphaera rhizosphaerae genome segment GTGCAGCGCCACGACCAGGCGATTGCTCAGGTCGGCCAGCGACTGTCCGGGCCGCATGACATCGAGGTCGACGTCCGGCTGGATGCCGAAGAACTCGAAGATCGACGAGGCCAGGTCGCGATGCTGAGCCGTAAAGACCAGACGGCACTGAGCCCACGGCTGGTCCCGGAGCGCCCGGACGACCGGCGCCGTCTTGATCACCTCCGGCCGCGTCCCCGCCACCACGACGACCTTCCTTCGCGGCTCGTCCGATAGCATGTCTGATCCTCCTTGATGCCGACTCGTTGATGTAAGGGCGGGGCTGAAGGGCTTTCGGGTTCACTCGACCTTCGAGAGGCGTCGCAACGCTGCGCGGACGGAGTGATAGGCTTTCACCGCCGGTTCCGGAGCATGGCTACGGATGAGTTTTCGCAGGTTCGGCGAGGCTTCCGCCGGGGCGGTGATCTCGACGGGAGCTTCGATGACAGAGGCCGGCGTCGGCTCGACGATTTCAGCCGCCGGCTGAGTCGTGGCCTGGCCTGTCTCGCCCTTTCCGTGGACCTCGTACCAGTGCGGGAACGAGGTCTCCGGCTTGGCGTCGTCGAACGGGTCGGCGAAGTACCGCATGAGATCTTCGCGTTCGCGGTAGATGGTCCGGTGGACGTCCGGGATCTTCGCGCCGCTCTTGTATCGCGTGTAGATGCAGGGGATCTTGCCGATCGTCTCCTGACCGAATCGGCGGCATTCTTCGAGGTACCACTCGCGGAACTCGTACAGCACGGGGCTGTGCGAACCGTAGCGGTCGAGCATCATGCGCTGGGCGCCGCTGTCGAAGCCGGAGAAGTGATAGAAAACCAGCGGCCGGCCGTTGATCGCGATGTCATACGGGGCCTGGCCGGTCGCGCGGCGGTGGGTCAGATTCCAGGTGGAGACGTTGTACTGGGGGTCGCGGAGGATCTTCACGCCGTCGAAGAGGGCAGGACCCAGATCGACCCAGCGCTGGTCGGTGAAGAGGCCGGCGGCCGTCTCGTCGTAGCACCAGCGAAGCAGCCGATCGGCCCACCAGTCGATGAACTTCCGACCGTTCTCGTCCATCTTCACGGCCAGGAATCCCAGGTTGTAAACGCCGTTGCGAAGGCAGCAACGCTCGTTGTCGATCATGGCCTGGGGATCGGTCTCGGGCGCGATCGAGTGCGGCGTGAGCAGGATGCTCGACTCGTCGAGGGCGCGCTCAAGATCGTCGAGCCGGTTCGTGACGATGATGTCCGGGTCGAAGTAGTAGATTCGCTCCGCCCCGTGGACGTCGGCGATGTGCTGGAAGGCCGTCCCTTTCACGGCCGTGCACAACTCGACGATCCGATGCCGGAACAGGAACCGGGGAAGCTCGGGGATCGGCA includes the following:
- a CDS encoding glycosyltransferase family protein: MHVFTSITANYIPKAAALAHSVKRVHPEATFHLVISDDMPECPPAVVEAFDSIINVRDLPIPELPRFLFRHRIVELCTAVKGTAFQHIADVHGAERIYYFDPDIIVTNRLDDLERALDESSILLTPHSIAPETDPQAMIDNERCCLRNGVYNLGFLAVKMDENGRKFIDWWADRLLRWCYDETAAGLFTDQRWVDLGPALFDGVKILRDPQYNVSTWNLTHRRATGQAPYDIAINGRPLVFYHFSGFDSGAQRMMLDRYGSHSPVLYEFREWYLEECRRFGQETIGKIPCIYTRYKSGAKIPDVHRTIYREREDLMRYFADPFDDAKPETSFPHWYEVHGKGETGQATTQPAAEIVEPTPASVIEAPVEITAPAEASPNLRKLIRSHAPEPAVKAYHSVRAALRRLSKVE